The stretch of DNA AACAGCATGACTGTTTACTTCTTTGCAAAGGAAGAGCTCAACTGCAATTTAGCAGCAGTGAAAGAAGACCTTATTAAGCCAGTTACTGTTAGCTTCAAAGAGGGTCTTGGTCAAAAATTCAGGCAACCTTCAGGGACAGGAATCGACTTTTCAGTGTTTGAGGAATCTGATTTATTAAAGCAGGGGGACATGGATGTATATCCACTTGCTGTTAAAGCTGAAACAGCATCAGTTGATCAACCATTGGAAGGGGATGACCAAAAGATGAAAACTCCTAACTCACAGATCACACAAGCTGTGTTTGAGAAGAAAGAAAATGGGGAGTATCAAGTACGAGTTGTTTGTCAGATCCTATGGGTCAATGGGACTAGGTATGAACTGCAGGAAATATATGGAATAGGGAACTCCATGGAAGGTGATGCTGATGCAAATGATCCAGGGAAAGAATGTGTCATTTGCCTTTCAGAGCCAAGGGATACTACTGTCCTCCCTTGTAGGCATATGGTAAGACCGCACCTTATTTAGAACTAgtgatatctgcttgaagtaaaGATTTCCTAAGCTTTTGTCATTGTATTAATGTATTCTAGACTAAAAAACCATAACCTCACAGAGTTATGCTTCGATTATATATGCTTCCCCAACCATATGATGATCTTCAGTGTCTGTTTTCAGATTCTTAGTCCAGAAAAGTGCAACTTCCATTTTCTTTGAACCGATATGCTTCCCAGATTTCCAACTATATGATTATCTTCAGTGTCCATATTCAGATTCTTAGTCCAGAAAACCACAACTTCCATTTCCTTTGAACTGATGTAATGCTGCATTTGTATATGTGctaaatcatgatattttttcccCTTTGTTACAGTGCATGTGTAGTGAGTGCGCCAAGGTCCTACGGTACCAAACCACCCGGTGCCCCATCTGCAGGCAGCCAGTTGAGCGTCTCCTTGAGATCAAAGTCAACAACAAATCTGAAGATCAGCAGCAGACGCCCCAATCACCGCCGCTCCCGCCCCCAACCCCGCAGCAGGAAGAGGTGTacccatgattttttttaaaaaaaaatcagcgcTCAAACACTATATGGGTCTAGTTTGCAGCCTCCGGGCCTTCCCTGAATGTTGTTCTTCCCATTTGAGCAACGGGGGGATGTAATCGATACTTTACCTTTAGCATATGTAAGCTTCTGGCATCGCCCGCCCGGCTCGCCCCAGCCTCCACTGTATAGCTGGAGGTCGGAGACTGATCGCGATGGTGCCATGAAGGGTATGTGTACCATATACATCGTGCATGCGTGTGCCGTGGCTACCTGAAGAAGtgtagggaggaggaggactcctCATGCCAGATCGGCTTCCCCCGTCAGTAAAGGAAGGGGAAGCGGAAGGTGGACTCTGAATTTGTACAAAATGACTATTTCACCTTGATGCCAAGTCTTCTCTGTAGTGTTATGCCTGAAGAATCTGCGGGTACTTCACTTTGTGTGGGAATGTGCTGTGTGTGCCGTAGTTCACTTTGCGTTCAatgaaggttttttttttgaaataaaagcaGGAGTATTGCTGAATCATTTAAGAAGGAAGAGAGTCCAGCTTACAAATAGTTCAATGTTACATAAAATAAATTTCTCTCTCTGTAATAACATTTAGATAAACTAGGTAACTCTCGAGGTGAGATCCGGCATTCCtcacgccgctgccgctgcccaaTTGTCTTGTAAAAGTCCCAGCACCTGGTGTGGCCGTAGAGCTTTGCTTTGTTTCCCAACTCGCCCCGATTTGGAAGGTTCCAGGTTGCGTACGTTAGGAAAGCTGCTACAGATCTCTTCTGTTTAAAGGGTCGTGAGCTGAGCATTTTACCCTAGTACTCCACCAATTCCCCATATTCTCCTCGTCTAATTCCGGATCTTTGATGTGCTGATCGGTCCATTGACTGACCGGACGAGGAACCAAAGTTCCCTTGCACAGCTGCAATGTGGGCGTAGGTGAACTGCAGTTTcaatttcttgatttttttttctcgaacacaccGGAGTGCTGCGCGTCTTTATAATAGAAAAAAAAGGCGTTCAAATACACTCAGAATCCACGGATTCAATTAGTCCTATTTTACATTCGCGCCACGAGCAAAAGAACTACCCTCCTAAGCATCTCACATTCTCACCGCAGCAGCAGGCCTCCCAATGCCTTTGCCCCAGTTTCAGTTTCTTGATGACATAGGCGAACCATTGCACATAGGTGGAGTATAACGAAGTAACTAAAGCATGCATTAAGTCCGCGGGAATAGATGAGATACGTGCCGAGTCACGTCCTCGAGAAATCGGGACCCCGTTCGGCCGTTCCCTGTCAACCTGTGGAGAACCTGAACCTCCATGCGCGTGCTCTCCTGTAGTCCTATGGGATACGCAGAACGTGAGGGGAGGGGACCGACGACCCCCGTGCCACTGCCACCCCCACCACTGAACTGAACCACACCCACCGCGACTCACGAGGTAGCTGGGAGTGCCTCCGTTTTGCTCACCCGAGCCGAGGTAGCTGGGGCAGCAGGACACGGGCCCTGTTCGGTTAGTGTGCTAGGAATTTTAGAACACATTTTGATCGCGATTAGGGGTGTCAAATAAAATTAGTTCACAAAACCAACTTTAGAATCTCTGTGCTAGATACCATGAAGAGTTTAATGAGGTCTTTggccgcgtgattagaggatggttactgtagcatcaccgtaaccaatcatcgattaattaccgtcattaaattcgtcacgaaaagttacatccatttttgaaaaaattttataaatagatttcatttagttctccatgtactccctccatacccaaAAAACCTGACATttaggacagcgacacggtctccaaaacataactttgacttcttatttctctaaaaatatttatcaaaaagtgatatatgtatactttcataaaagtatttttcaagacaaatctattcatataatttttatattttcaaactcaataacttgagagttattcatgatttatattctcaaggtttgactcaaaccttgtcctaaacgtcaggttttttgggtatggagggagtatgcgaGATTTCTTTTGGAGAACGTGCATACTAACTTCCATCATCATCCAAACGAGGCCACGCACGATCGACGAGGTGGCTGTTTTCCAGCGGGAAATGGAATGGTCACGATCGATCCCGTGCGCGTGCTACACTGTCACTAGCCCGTTCGGATGGGCGATTTTTGCTGGCCGGTACTGTAGCAGCTGATTTTTTGTGAGAGGACAGGCACTGTAGCGGCTGATTTTTTGTGAGAGGGCAggaccagccagccagcccatCCAGCGCAATCCGAACAGGCTATGGTCCCGATCCCGTACGTGTGGCACATGGGACCCGGGACCTGTCACCTGGGGCGACGTTACCCTTGCCCAGTTGGGACCGGCCGAGGGAGGGGAGCCAATCAGCAATGCCAGCGCGCACGTACAAAACTCGCTCCGCTTCCACGGTTCCTCCCTCCTGCAGCTGCAGCCAGAGCGCCAGCAGCCACTCTCCTCCACTCGGCctcgcgccctcgccggcgcggcacCGACGCAACTCTCAAAACTAGCCGGTAGCCACCATCCGGTGCAATGGCCGCGCCCACGTCGCGCCCGCGGTCCGCCGGGGCGGTGttctcgccgctcgcgccccgCGGGGTCGGCGCACTCCCGGGTCTGGATTTCGCCCCGACGTCTCTCCGCGTCTCCGCGTACCGCCGGCGTGCAGTTAGCCTAGGTTCGTCCCCGTACGCATTCTCTCCTGTACCATAACCAGGaacgatctctctctctctccttcatcTGCACGAACTAATACTGATTTAAAGGCAAGAAAATGAAACGAGTAACTCAAATTTATCGGCTGAGTACGTATTAGCATATCTTATAGGAAATTACTTTTTTTTGACGCGTTAATACGAAATTACTAAAATGAAAGCTTCAGAGAAGGACAGCTTCCCACTGCTGCTTGACCCATTTCTGAAGAACCTAAAACAAACTGTCACTACTGTAGCTTGAATGCTGCCAAATGGACTGTTAGTTGATCTCCTAGTGCATACTGTACCACTCTTCTCTTAAAACAAGTAAGGATGGCAACAAAAGAGCGTACTAGATCTAACATGCAGCGGTCATGAAATTAAATTGGAGGGCAGAGGTGAAGGCGTCTGGAAACGTGTTCGGAAACTACTTCCAGGTTGCAACCTATGGCGAGTCTCATGGAGGTGGTGTCGGTTGTGTTATCAGTGGCTGCCCACCCCGAATCCCGCTCACCGAGGGAGACATCCAAGTCGAACTCGATCGAAGGTGCGTGGTTCCTTCAAACTTCATCAATTTCAAGTTGATTTCTCCGGAAGTCTGACCCTGCAAAGCTCTAGCACAAATATGCATGGTTCTTGGAATTTGGTGAGAGCCAGAAAATATTAAATCACCATATTTTCCTAAACTCTCGACCAAAATGGTGATTTAGATCTGCCTTGaacttttttaaataaaaatgtaTAGGATTATTCTTGCATAGATCCATACTCTCGCGCATAGTGGTGATTGGGTCCACACGTGGTTCATGAAACTCACTAATTGGGAGGGTAAGTGGGTAACATGtactcaaaatattttttttctctgattGTCAAAACACCTATATTTTATGATTGTTTCTATGAGATATACTCACTGATACGAATGCATGGTTGGTTAATTGTATAGACGGCCAGGTCAGAGCAGAATAACCTCCACGAGAGAGGAGACTGATACATGCAAAATTCTTTCAGGGACACATGAAGGTATGGAGCATTATTTATTATCATTAATTCCTAAAGggaaaagtccggtttacaccctccaactatcgcaaaagttcaattttcaaccttcaactacgaaaccgaataacataggccatccaactgtcaaaaccaggcaaatttggcccctggggtggttttgaaggtggttttccattttgtgagaattaaaaatattcaattttacactaaaaaatttataagtaattcattttaagtcaaaaaaattatgaaatgggtatcaaaagttttctaaaaatgtaacctagctatctattgtcacatgacttgtgagctattcagatctaattttttttatgttcataatatttggttgcttgcagttatgcctattatttttaataactaagattcaaatagagcaataatagatatgctacatttttagaaaaaaattggtactagttttattttttttatttaaagtgaattagttttgactttttagatctaattagatttattaatttttttagaaaatacaaaaccaccttcaaaaccaccccaatGGACAAAAttgcccggttttgacagttggatggtctATGTTGTCCGATTTTGTAGTTAAAGGTTGAAAAttagacttttgcgatagttcgaggGTGAAAATTGAACTTTTCCCATTCCTAAATACAGAACATGCTCGCTCAATTCGATTggaacaaaaatatattagctTGCCTCGCTGGTATTATGACGTGGCTATTGGGTTTTCACTTTTCTTCAGGGATGACCACTGGTACGCCAATTCATGTAATTGTCCCCAATACAGATCAAGTGGGCGGTGTAAGTATATATTACCTTGCCTCGCTAGTGCTATGCTTTCCCTTTCTACAATCATAATAATAATATGCATGCTGGTCTTCACAGGATAACAGTGAAATAGCTAAGATGTACCGGCCTTCCCATGCAGACGCAACTTACGACTTCAAATACGGTGTCAGATCGGTGCAGGTACCTTTTACGGAATCATCACGgatgaaccaaaaaaaaaactgccgtGATTTGTTTCTCCTTTTCCGAAGGGTCTGTCTCTGGCTACTCTAAAGCAGTAAAGCACATTGTCCTGATCATACAATTTGCGCTTCATTATGAGACATCGCTAATAACCCCATCTTTTGCAAAATACCAGTCATTTCATATTTGGTACAAGTCGAACTTCTCTAAATTTTGACTAAGTTTGCAGGAAAACACCAACATATACAATATCAAACTAGTTTAGTTAAATCCACCACGAAATATAGTGCTATTGGATTTATTTGGTATTGCTGTTGTATCATTTAAATCCACCATGAAACAATCAACGCTGTAGATTTTGCCTTTTTATTACCTCATACATGAGTTCAGGATGAAATATTTGAATTAATTCACATCGTTGGTTGATCATAAGAATCAACAGTGTTGATCACAAAATCCAACAATGTAGGTCCGCTTCTTTTTCCGGTTAACTGGTAATAATTGTTAGACCCTTCAGAACGAATGTGGTGGCTTATTTTAGCAAGTATTAAGGTAATGGATTGAACATATTTCTGTGTTTTCTTAAATGTTAGGGAGGTGGAAGGTCATCAGGCAGAGAGACCATTGGAAGGGTGGCTGCAGGCGCTCTTGCAAAGAAAATTCTTAAGCTCAAATGTGGAGTAGAGGTGTGTTCATGTCATGTTGGCTATTTTTACTCCAAATATTATACGTTTATCATGAACCGTGGTAGTTACTAGCTTCCCCGAAGGCAAtgcaaaccttttttttttacacaaCCAACTGGGGGGAGAAGTCCACCTGAAATCTTTCCATTGATATATATAAGTGGATCAAAGGACAATGCAAACAGTGAAATTAAATAAGTACTGTGTAACGGGAAAACATCATCTCCTTGCAGATCTTGGCTTTTGTTTCCAAAGTACATCAAGTTGTGCTTCCAGAAGACGCAGTTGATTATGAAATTGTAACTTTGGAAAAGGTCTATGTGCTTCCAACATTTTCTCTCTCCAACACTATCAGGATAGTCCCAACGGTCATTTACTAATCTTTATCCCGAATTTGTAATTTTCCAGATCGAGAGCAACATTGTTAGATGTCCTGATCCACAATATGCAGATAAGATGATAGCTGCAGTTGACAAAGTACGAGTTCGAGGGGATTCCGTTGGCGGGGTGGTCACATGCATTGCAAGAAATGTTCCTCGTGTAAGCATTGAGGCTCGGATTTTGGTAGTTTTCATCATATGTATGCACTGTCCATTCGCGAGTCATGATTGCCATGGTTTCATCTGGAAATATGT from Panicum virgatum strain AP13 chromosome 9K, P.virgatum_v5, whole genome shotgun sequence encodes:
- the LOC120652975 gene encoding probable E3 ubiquitin-protein ligase LOG2, with amino-acid sequence MGNAGSNGGGAAPGHRRRSSGHGHGHHHQAPPPPPPQETAPNRYVFAAATPYPPQYPNPNPPQYYPQYGNYYPPPPPSVPVPLPAPYDHHHRPPTAAGGEFPPPPPAHPHHYPGWAGRYPSYGPHLPMPTPYVEHQKAVTIRNDVNLKKETLRIEPDEECPGRFLVSFTFDATVAGSMTVYFFAKEELNCNLAAVKEDLIKPVTVSFKEGLGQKFRQPSGTGIDFSVFEESDLLKQGDMDVYPLAVKAETASVDQPLEGDDQKMKTPNSQITQAVFEKKENGEYQVRVVCQILWVNGTRYELQEIYGIGNSMEGDADANDPGKECVICLSEPRDTTVLPCRHMCMCSECAKVLRYQTTRCPICRQPVERLLEIKVNNKSEDQQQTPQSPPLPPPTPQQEEVYP